The proteins below come from a single Fusarium verticillioides 7600 chromosome 3, whole genome shotgun sequence genomic window:
- a CDS encoding hypothetical protein (At least one base has a quality score < 10), which yields MDEIVDDPYSWDIDVVVNRLCAPGVPWSRDPAFLATRIQEEEFDGKTLLTFEHVCSRQELMDCLGIRIARHKAALAEAIVTLRSKSKGYWEWQADFRRKQSGFPGEETETSTHATEQQQSLNLLNRDHCKEKETPVSVSDTNGTIPHAAGDPLQEESDNQNHTHTHEANGQLQLSTHSRQPPIHEPPDQLPEFHERSSKRRRVAPMLLTDIPRNADPAFLPTEADVLDYAITKAGVEFADDDSADFPWDNAPSYAYLGKGKISREDMLTPNGMLSSLLNESDDSFTSFSINAIPPGRRLAANNMLKRLLTGRYRIPIHSSRSPSHLSNESDEILELTDLDKELDAETLREIKEEEAENERLDALDNNTQPYPFVTAERIAEILNEAITAIEENWTEKKLPKYERKAYNLWQKSRRLGIKGVQIQNAYKMAKHLFERLQKLCLEIQKIDSASEAHYRDAAKSLEQSLEDKKYQEWLIKLLESSRPPPKPQTVARPKPRTARQLDTLALMEDEILTSSEEEDFVVPDNHVAAIENGLTTDRDSTPLHMKQEWEDLETDFMDLTQDDIDEPQGLGYDMTNPIDLTSPAKQANSPLNGDRGNAIPLGKNVFVKETLDAGPSDATITNGESLAKGDFANVQNNPLEPDVVDCQAPINHVSKKVPDENQRQETSPEKRRSPRPVGDFQLPPIESFGDLQKLASQPLKNYVKRNDRWRLLIGEMWHMEHARRKSAVDLILSDHPNNVWGGHIQPYLFEPLEDPEQLPQDNVKVVLFDVVRLCRCFFVCQHTTEEQMLSYKMGKLRKTLNQARVKFFEPLCLFIAALKPHFPQDSQIYRQDMDILDDLFPEEQDEMDDLDNVFEEGRAGRRRPKEKEIIRDKAAVDLRERENQRLREQEARRKKLRETLALDGSVSRDGTRLIINESKEEDQGLIYIHEDIGRRIKDHQIDGVRFIWNQIVRDPSVRQGCLLAHTMGLGKTMQVITVLVALAEAAQSKDPSVVAQIPADLREPRILVLCPAALVDNWMDELLKWAPADLLGELRKVSSNTPVEERAAVVSSWASGRGVLTLGYEMFKIIMNMSDELADLLTNRPDVVIADEAHKMKNRESQTNLACSRFRTKSRIALTGSPLSNSVLEYFAMIDWVAPNFLGPFSEFSHIYATPVERGLYNDSTPAEKRRAQMRLKALEQLVAPKINRHTIAALKNDLPPKQEFIIFVPPTIPQKQLYQLYIRGVGREGTDSQAETFAAINHLGLICSHPRCFEAKVKAIQKGIRSNNDNEDKSFPKSMIPEFLKTLHSFRDLDTPTLSLKTELLTIILDEARQVKDKVLIFSQSLQTLNYIENMCRMQRRTVSRLDGSTPVPSRQRQTKDFNEGSKEVFLISTTAGGVGLNIQGANRVVIFDVRYNPSDEQQAVGRAYRIGQQKPVFVYRFMVAGTFEDNLHNRQVFKMQLASRVVDNKNPISWSKRKGDVVSVIRDCPPSDLTPYLGKDRILDKLINHRQNGESIRSIVTTDTFEEEDLGAALTEDEKKQVAQMIELNRLRETNPEEYLRAKDRVDLKEQARLYGEQAELLRASSVPQQLASRSTGDTSGMLHQVRFSPPATAPSLEQDVSGTEKISHETSSPTNQPMAQQPAASSHGPAPMPMAGANTFFGEINHSVPLIEPQSTPAIPAQSRASPIFKQGGVFNVTENPAMVEFEGCLRESLEKMQQRNVLQKKGKPGEIAKSTTIRVNEVRRKGQYGLLPDTKHWRVLIQLLSHEKWVIAIATGLIAPEYLAQAEEKDLEKRLEAINALTETEIATRALEKTSSPDPNNLQNIRRRSSHQADNRRNRAFRLPPWANEALFEEKTRTSPAMGTREGQFGFRDVTPGL from the exons atggatgagattgtgGATGATCCCTATTCCTGGGATATCGACGTGGTTGTTAATCGACTCTGCGCTCCTGGGGTTCCATGGAGTCGAGATCCTGCATTCCTTGCCACACGTatccaggaggaggagtttgatggcaagactctATTGACCTTTGAACATGTGTGTTCGCGTCAAGAGTTGATGGACTGTCTCGGCATTAGGATCGCCCGCCACAAAGCTGCCCTCGCAGAAGCTATCGTTACTCTCCGTTCTAAAAGCAAAGGGTATTGGGAATGGCAAGCCGACTTCAGGCGAAAACAATCTGGATTCCCTGGCGAGGAAACCGAAACTTCAACACATGCCACGGAACAGCAGCAATCCTTGAATCTTCTGAACCGTGATCATTGTAAAGAAAAGGAGACGCCCGTTTCCGTTTCTGACACAAATGGAACGATTCCTCATGCTGCAGGGGACCCATTGCAGGAGGAGTCAGATAATCAAAACCACACGCACACACACGAAGCAAATGGCCAGCTTCAACTCTCGACGCATTCTCGCCAGCCGCCCATTCATGAGCCTCCAGACCAACTTCCCGAGTTTCATGAGAGGTCTAGTAAACGCAGGCGGGTGGCGCCCATGCTGTTGACAGACATACCAAGGAACGCTGATCCCGCTTTCCTTCCTACGGAAGCTGATGTGCTAGACTATGCGATCACTAAGGCTGGGGTGGAGTTTGCTGACGATGACTCTGCAGACTTTCCGTGGGATAATGCACCCTCGTATGCCTACCTaggcaagggcaagatttCAAGAGAGGATATGCTGACCCCAAATGGCATGTTGAGTTCTCTCCTCAATGAGAGCGACGATTCCTTTACTTCATTCAGCATCAATGCAATCCCACCTGGAAGAAGACTCGCGGCAAACAACATGCTCAAGCGGCTTCTCACAGGCCGCTATCGCATACCTATCCATTCCTCTAGGTCGCCAAGTCATCTTTCCAACGAGTCTGACGAGATCCTCGAACTCACCGACCTTGACAAAGAACTGGACGCTGAGACCTTGAGGGAGataaaggaagaagaggccgagaacgagagacttgatgctcttgacaACAATACCCAACCTTATCCTTTTGTCACAGCTGAGCGAATCGCAGAGATATTGAACGAGGCCATAACAGCTATTGAGGAAAACTggactgagaagaagctcccaAAGTATGAACGGAAAGCTTATAATCTATGGCAGAAATCTCGCCGCCTTGGCATTAAGGGCGTACAAATTCAGAATGCTTACAAAATGGCTAAGCATCTTTTCGAACGACTCCAGAAACTCTGTCTAGAAATCCAGAAGATTGACTCAGCCTCCGAGGCACATTACCGAGATGCAGCCAAGAGCCTTGAGCAAAGtttggaagacaagaagtATCAGGAGTGGTTGATTAAGTTGCTTGAATCGTCAAGGCCACCCCCAAAACCACAAACAGTGGCTCGTCCGAAACCACGCACCGCGCGGCAGCTGGACACTCTGGCCCTTATGGAAGACGAGATTCTGACTAGCtccgaagaggaagatttCGTCGTTCCTGACAACCACGTGGCTGCAATTGAAAATGGGTTGACGACTGATCGGGATTCAACGCCTCTCCATATGAAGCAGGAATGGGAAGACTTGGAAACTGACTTCATGGATTTAACTCAGGATGACATAGATGAACCCCAAGGCTTGGGTTATGACATGACTAATCCCATCGATTTGACTAGTCCTGCCAAGCAAGCGAATAGTCCCTTGAATGGAGATCGAGGAAACGCCATCCCTCTCGGAAAGAATGTTTTTGTAAAAGAAACTCTCGATGCAGGCCCTTCTGATGcaaccatcaccaatggAGAGAGCTTGGCAAAGGGCGACTTTGCTAACGTCCAAAACAACCCACTTGAACCCGATGTTGTCGATTGCCAGGCTCCCATTAACCATGTCTCTAAAAAGGTTCCCGACGAAAACCAAAGGCAAGAGACCAGCCCAGAAAAGCGACGTTCTCCACGTCCAGTTGGCGACTTTCAGCTCCCACCCATTGAGAGTTTTGGCgatcttcagaagcttgCATCTCAACCGCTTAAAAATTACGTCAAGCGCAACGATCGCTGGCGATTGTTGATCGGTGAGATGTGGCACATGGAACATGCCCGGCGGAAGTCAGCAGTAGATCTGATATTATCAGATCACCCCAATAATGTATGGGGGGGGCATATCCAGCCATATTTATTTGAACCCCTTGAAGATCCCGAACAGCTACCACAGGACAACGTAAAGGTGGTTCTTTTTGACGTTGTACGTCTTTGTCGCTGCTTCTTCGTTTGTCAACACACAACAGAAGAACAAATGCTTTCCTATAAAATGGGAAAGTTGAGGAAAACATTGAACCAGGCACGAGTCAAATTCTTCGAACCTCTCTGTCTGTTCATAGCGGCTCTTAAGCCTCACTTCCCTCAGGATAGTCAAATCTATAGACAAGACATGGATATTCTCGATGACCTTTTCCCAGAGGAacaggatgagatggatgaccTTGACAATGTGTTCGAGGAAGGGCGTGCGGGGCGTCGAAGaccaaaagaaaaagaaatcaTCCGTGATAAAGCAGCCGTGGATCTTCGAGAACGCGAGAATCAAAGGCTTAGGGAACAAGAGGCTCGCAGAAAGAAATTGAGGGAGACCCTCGCTCTGGATGGCTCAGTGTCACGGGATGGGACTCGCCTCATCATAAAcgaaagcaaagaagaagaccaaggtcTTATCTACATCCACGAGGATATTGGTCGTCGCATCAAGGATCACCAGATCGACGGCGTCCGTTTCATTTGGAACCAGATTGTGCGAGACCCCAGTGTTCGACAAGGTTGTTTGCTAGCCCACACAATGGGACTCGGCAAAACGATGCAAGTCATCACTGTCCTCGTGGCTTTGGCAGAGGCCGCACAGTCCAAAGATCCATCTGTAGTGGCTCAAATACCCGCAGATCTGAGGGAACCGCGGATTCTGGTTCTTTGTCCAGCTGCCTTGGTGGACAACTGGatggatgagcttctcaaatGGGCACCAGCGGATCTACTGGGTGAGCTACGCAAGGTCTCATCTAATACACCGGTCGAGGAAAGGGCTGCGGTGGTGTCGTCGTGGGCTTCCGGCAGAGGCGTCCTTACACTTGGCTACGAAATGTTCAAGATAATCATGAACATGTCAGATGAGCTAGCCGATCTTCTGACAAATCGTCCGGACGTGGTCATTGCCGACGAGGCGCATAAGATGAAGAATCGGGAGTCGCAAACTAACCTGGCTTGCTCGCGCTTCAGGACAAAAAGTCGCATTGCACTTACAGGGTCACCACTGTCCAACAGTGTACTGGAGTATTTTGCCATGATAGACTGGGTTGCCCCCAACTTCCTTGGCCCGTTCTCCGAGTTTAGCCACATATATGCCACCCCAGTCGAGCGAGGCCTCTATAACGACAGCACACCAGCTGAAAAAAGGAGGGCACAAATGAGGCTGAAGGCGCTTGAGCAACTTGTGGCACCGAAGATCAATCGCCACACGATCGCCGCCCTAAAAAACGACTTACCACCAAAGCAGGAGTTCATCATATTCGTGCCTCCGACGATACCTCAGAAGCAGTTGTACCAATTGTACATCAGGGGTGTAGGAAGAGAAGGCACGGACTCGCAAGCTGAGACTTTTGCTGCCATCAACCATCTTGGATTGATTTGCAGCCACCCACGATGCTTTGAAGCAAAGGTGAAAGCAATTCAAAAGGGCATCCGCTCGAACAATGACAATGAAGACAAGTCCTTCCCCAAGTCTATGATTCCAGAGTTCTTGAAAACGTTGCATTCTTTTAGGGACTTAGACACGCCAACGCTTTCATTAAAGACAGAACTACTGACAATCATACTCGACGAGGCGCgtcaagtcaaagacaaggtGCTCATTTTCAGTCAGTCCTTGCAAACATTGAATTATATCGAAAACATGTGCAGAATGCAGAGAAGGACAGTTTCTCGCCTAGATGGCAGCACACCAGTTCCGAGTCGACAGCGGCAGACAAAAGACTTCAATGAGGGTAGCAAAGAGGTGTTTCTGATATCTACAACTGCTGGTGGTGTAGGACTCAACATTCAGGGAGCTAACAGAGTTGTCATTTTTGATGTCAGATATAACCCATCGGATGAGCAACAAGCGGTGGGCCGAGCTTATCGTATCGGTCAGCAAAAACCTGTATTCGTTTACCGTTTCATGGTCGCAGGGACTTTCGAAGATAATCTTCACAACAGACAAGTTTTCAAGATGCAGCTGGCATCGCGAGTTGTTGACAACAAGAATCCCATCAGCTGGTCAAAGCGCAAAGGCGACGTAGTGTCGGTGATCAGAGATTGTCCGCCAAGCGATCTCACCCCTTATCTGGGCAAAGACAGAATTCTGGACAAACTGATAAATCATCGCCAGAACGGCGAGAGCATCCGATCCATTGTGACAACGGACACTttcgaagaggaagatcttggcgctGCGCTtactgaagatgagaagaagcaagtaGCTCAAATGATCGAGCTGAATCGTCTTCGAGAAACCAACCCAGAGGAGTATTTGAGGGCGAAAGACCGAGTGGATTTGAAGGAGCAGGCTAGGTTGTATGGAGAACAAGCTGAACTTCTTCGTGCGAGTTCGGTACCTCAACAGCTTGCCTCTCGATCAACTGGTGATACTTCGGGTATGCTTCACCAGGTACGATTTTCGCCTCCAGCAACCGCTCCGTCTCTTGAACAGGATGTCTCAGGCACCGAGAAAATATCTCACGAAACGAGCTCACCT ACAAACCAGCCTATGGCCCAGCAACCTGCAGCTTCTAGCCATGGCCCAGCACCAATGCCAATGGCTGGTGCGAACACCTTTTTCGGAGAAATTAATCATTCTGTGCCATTGATTGAGCCGCAATCGACCCCGGCCATTCCTGCACAGTCGCGCGCGAGTCCCATCTTTAAGCAAGGTGGAGTCTTCAACGTAACCGAGAACCCTGCTATGGTCGAGTTCGAGGGCTGTCTGCGTGAAAGCCTTGAAAAAATGCAGCAACGCAATGTGCTACAAAAAAAAGGTAAACCTGGTGAGATAGCCAAGTCCACAACCATACGTGTGAACGAGGTCCGTAGGAAGGGCCAGTATGGGTTGCTCCCAGACACAAAGCATTGGAGGGTACTCATTCAGCTTCTGTCGCACGAAAAATGGGTGATTGCAATTGCCACAGGCCTTATAGCGCCAGAATACTTGGCTCAAGCGGAAGAGAAAGATCTCGAAAAGCGACTCGAAGCCATCAATGCACTCACCGAAACGGAGATCGCTACTCGGGCACTTGAAAAGACCAGTTCTCCCGACCCAAAT AATTTGCAGAACATCAGGCGTCGAAGCTCACACCAGG CGGACAATAGGAGAAACCGAGCATTCCGTCTACCACCATGGGCAAATGAGGCCCTTTTTGAAGAGAAAACCCGAACATCACCTGCAATGGGCACTCGAGAAGGACAGTTCGGCTTCAGGGATGTTACGCCTGGTCTCTAA
- a CDS encoding hypothetical protein (At least one base has a quality score < 10): protein MDEIVDDPYSWDIDVVVNRLCAPGVPWSRDPAFLATRIQEEEFDGKTLLTFEHVCSRQELMDCLGIRIARHKAALAEAIVTLRSKSKGYWEWQADFRRKQSGFPGEETETSTHATEQQQSLNLLNRDHCKEKETPVSVSDTNGTIPHAAGDPLQEESDNQNHTHTHEANGQLQLSTHSRQPPIHEPPDQLPEFHERSSKRRRVAPMLLTDIPRNADPAFLPTEADVLDYAITKAGVEFADDDSADFPWDNAPSYAYLGKGKISREDMLTPNGMLSSLLNESDDSFTSFSINAIPPGRRLAANNMLKRLLTGRYRIPIHSSRSPSHLSNESDEILELTDLDKELDAETLREIKEEEAENERLDALDNNTQPYPFVTAERIAEILNEAITAIEENWTEKKLPKYERKAYNLWQKSRRLGIKGVQIQNAYKMAKHLFERLQKLCLEIQKIDSASEAHYRDAAKSLEQSLEDKKYQEWLIKLLESSRPPPKPQTVARPKPRTARQLDTLALMEDEILTSSEEEDFVVPDNHVAAIENGLTTDRDSTPLHMKQEWEDLETDFMDLTQDDIDEPQGLGYDMTNPIDLTSPAKQANSPLNGDRGNAIPLGKNVFVKETLDAGPSDATITNGESLAKGDFANVQNNPLEPDVVDCQAPINHVSKKVPDENQRQETSPEKRRSPRPVGDFQLPPIESFGDLQKLASQPLKNYVKRNDRWRLLIGEMWHMEHARRKSAVDLILSDHPNNVWGGHIQPYLFEPLEDPEQLPQDNVKVVLFDVVRLCRCFFVCQHTTEEQMLSYKMGKLRKTLNQARVKFFEPLCLFIAALKPHFPQDSQIYRQDMDILDDLFPEEQDEMDDLDNVFEEGRAGRRRPKEKEIIRDKAAVDLRERENQRLREQEARRKKLRETLALDGSVSRDGTRLIINESKEEDQGLIYIHEDIGRRIKDHQIDGVRFIWNQIVRDPSVRQGCLLAHTMGLGKTMQVITVLVALAEAAQSKDPSVVAQIPADLREPRILVLCPAALVDNWMDELLKWAPADLLGELRKVSSNTPVEERAAVVSSWASGRGVLTLGYEMFKIIMNMSDELADLLTNRPDVVIADEAHKMKNRESQTNLACSRFRTKSRIALTGSPLSNSVLEYFAMIDWVAPNFLGPFSEFSHIYATPVERGLYNDSTPAEKRRAQMRLKALEQLVAPKINRHTIAALKNDLPPKQEFIIFVPPTIPQKQLYQLYIRGVGREGTDSQAETFAAINHLGLICSHPRCFEAKVKAIQKGIRSNNDNEDKSFPKSMIPEFLKTLHSFRDLDTPTLSLKTELLTIILDEARQVKDKVLIFSQSLQTLNYIENMCRMQRRTVSRLDGSTPVPSRQRQTKDFNEGSKEVFLISTTAGGVGLNIQGANRVVIFDVRYNPSDEQQAVGRAYRIGQQKPVFVYRFMVAGTFEDNLHNRQVFKMQLASRVVDNKNPISWSKRKGDVVSVIRDCPPSDLTPYLGKDRILDKLINHRQNGESIRSIVTTDTFEEEDLGAALTEDEKKQVAQMIELNRLRETNPEEYLRAKDRVDLKEQARLYGEQAELLRASSVPQQLASRSTGDTSGMLHQVRFSPPATAPSLEQDVSGTEKISHETSSPTNQPMAQQPAASSHGPAPMPMAGANTFFGEINHSVPLIEPQSTPAIPAQSRASPIFKQGGVFNVTENPAMVEFEGCLRESLEKMQQRNVLQKKEFAEHQASKLTPG, encoded by the exons atggatgagattgtgGATGATCCCTATTCCTGGGATATCGACGTGGTTGTTAATCGACTCTGCGCTCCTGGGGTTCCATGGAGTCGAGATCCTGCATTCCTTGCCACACGTatccaggaggaggagtttgatggcaagactctATTGACCTTTGAACATGTGTGTTCGCGTCAAGAGTTGATGGACTGTCTCGGCATTAGGATCGCCCGCCACAAAGCTGCCCTCGCAGAAGCTATCGTTACTCTCCGTTCTAAAAGCAAAGGGTATTGGGAATGGCAAGCCGACTTCAGGCGAAAACAATCTGGATTCCCTGGCGAGGAAACCGAAACTTCAACACATGCCACGGAACAGCAGCAATCCTTGAATCTTCTGAACCGTGATCATTGTAAAGAAAAGGAGACGCCCGTTTCCGTTTCTGACACAAATGGAACGATTCCTCATGCTGCAGGGGACCCATTGCAGGAGGAGTCAGATAATCAAAACCACACGCACACACACGAAGCAAATGGCCAGCTTCAACTCTCGACGCATTCTCGCCAGCCGCCCATTCATGAGCCTCCAGACCAACTTCCCGAGTTTCATGAGAGGTCTAGTAAACGCAGGCGGGTGGCGCCCATGCTGTTGACAGACATACCAAGGAACGCTGATCCCGCTTTCCTTCCTACGGAAGCTGATGTGCTAGACTATGCGATCACTAAGGCTGGGGTGGAGTTTGCTGACGATGACTCTGCAGACTTTCCGTGGGATAATGCACCCTCGTATGCCTACCTaggcaagggcaagatttCAAGAGAGGATATGCTGACCCCAAATGGCATGTTGAGTTCTCTCCTCAATGAGAGCGACGATTCCTTTACTTCATTCAGCATCAATGCAATCCCACCTGGAAGAAGACTCGCGGCAAACAACATGCTCAAGCGGCTTCTCACAGGCCGCTATCGCATACCTATCCATTCCTCTAGGTCGCCAAGTCATCTTTCCAACGAGTCTGACGAGATCCTCGAACTCACCGACCTTGACAAAGAACTGGACGCTGAGACCTTGAGGGAGataaaggaagaagaggccgagaacgagagacttgatgctcttgacaACAATACCCAACCTTATCCTTTTGTCACAGCTGAGCGAATCGCAGAGATATTGAACGAGGCCATAACAGCTATTGAGGAAAACTggactgagaagaagctcccaAAGTATGAACGGAAAGCTTATAATCTATGGCAGAAATCTCGCCGCCTTGGCATTAAGGGCGTACAAATTCAGAATGCTTACAAAATGGCTAAGCATCTTTTCGAACGACTCCAGAAACTCTGTCTAGAAATCCAGAAGATTGACTCAGCCTCCGAGGCACATTACCGAGATGCAGCCAAGAGCCTTGAGCAAAGtttggaagacaagaagtATCAGGAGTGGTTGATTAAGTTGCTTGAATCGTCAAGGCCACCCCCAAAACCACAAACAGTGGCTCGTCCGAAACCACGCACCGCGCGGCAGCTGGACACTCTGGCCCTTATGGAAGACGAGATTCTGACTAGCtccgaagaggaagatttCGTCGTTCCTGACAACCACGTGGCTGCAATTGAAAATGGGTTGACGACTGATCGGGATTCAACGCCTCTCCATATGAAGCAGGAATGGGAAGACTTGGAAACTGACTTCATGGATTTAACTCAGGATGACATAGATGAACCCCAAGGCTTGGGTTATGACATGACTAATCCCATCGATTTGACTAGTCCTGCCAAGCAAGCGAATAGTCCCTTGAATGGAGATCGAGGAAACGCCATCCCTCTCGGAAAGAATGTTTTTGTAAAAGAAACTCTCGATGCAGGCCCTTCTGATGcaaccatcaccaatggAGAGAGCTTGGCAAAGGGCGACTTTGCTAACGTCCAAAACAACCCACTTGAACCCGATGTTGTCGATTGCCAGGCTCCCATTAACCATGTCTCTAAAAAGGTTCCCGACGAAAACCAAAGGCAAGAGACCAGCCCAGAAAAGCGACGTTCTCCACGTCCAGTTGGCGACTTTCAGCTCCCACCCATTGAGAGTTTTGGCgatcttcagaagcttgCATCTCAACCGCTTAAAAATTACGTCAAGCGCAACGATCGCTGGCGATTGTTGATCGGTGAGATGTGGCACATGGAACATGCCCGGCGGAAGTCAGCAGTAGATCTGATATTATCAGATCACCCCAATAATGTATGGGGGGGGCATATCCAGCCATATTTATTTGAACCCCTTGAAGATCCCGAACAGCTACCACAGGACAACGTAAAGGTGGTTCTTTTTGACGTTGTACGTCTTTGTCGCTGCTTCTTCGTTTGTCAACACACAACAGAAGAACAAATGCTTTCCTATAAAATGGGAAAGTTGAGGAAAACATTGAACCAGGCACGAGTCAAATTCTTCGAACCTCTCTGTCTGTTCATAGCGGCTCTTAAGCCTCACTTCCCTCAGGATAGTCAAATCTATAGACAAGACATGGATATTCTCGATGACCTTTTCCCAGAGGAacaggatgagatggatgaccTTGACAATGTGTTCGAGGAAGGGCGTGCGGGGCGTCGAAGaccaaaagaaaaagaaatcaTCCGTGATAAAGCAGCCGTGGATCTTCGAGAACGCGAGAATCAAAGGCTTAGGGAACAAGAGGCTCGCAGAAAGAAATTGAGGGAGACCCTCGCTCTGGATGGCTCAGTGTCACGGGATGGGACTCGCCTCATCATAAAcgaaagcaaagaagaagaccaaggtcTTATCTACATCCACGAGGATATTGGTCGTCGCATCAAGGATCACCAGATCGACGGCGTCCGTTTCATTTGGAACCAGATTGTGCGAGACCCCAGTGTTCGACAAGGTTGTTTGCTAGCCCACACAATGGGACTCGGCAAAACGATGCAAGTCATCACTGTCCTCGTGGCTTTGGCAGAGGCCGCACAGTCCAAAGATCCATCTGTAGTGGCTCAAATACCCGCAGATCTGAGGGAACCGCGGATTCTGGTTCTTTGTCCAGCTGCCTTGGTGGACAACTGGatggatgagcttctcaaatGGGCACCAGCGGATCTACTGGGTGAGCTACGCAAGGTCTCATCTAATACACCGGTCGAGGAAAGGGCTGCGGTGGTGTCGTCGTGGGCTTCCGGCAGAGGCGTCCTTACACTTGGCTACGAAATGTTCAAGATAATCATGAACATGTCAGATGAGCTAGCCGATCTTCTGACAAATCGTCCGGACGTGGTCATTGCCGACGAGGCGCATAAGATGAAGAATCGGGAGTCGCAAACTAACCTGGCTTGCTCGCGCTTCAGGACAAAAAGTCGCATTGCACTTACAGGGTCACCACTGTCCAACAGTGTACTGGAGTATTTTGCCATGATAGACTGGGTTGCCCCCAACTTCCTTGGCCCGTTCTCCGAGTTTAGCCACATATATGCCACCCCAGTCGAGCGAGGCCTCTATAACGACAGCACACCAGCTGAAAAAAGGAGGGCACAAATGAGGCTGAAGGCGCTTGAGCAACTTGTGGCACCGAAGATCAATCGCCACACGATCGCCGCCCTAAAAAACGACTTACCACCAAAGCAGGAGTTCATCATATTCGTGCCTCCGACGATACCTCAGAAGCAGTTGTACCAATTGTACATCAGGGGTGTAGGAAGAGAAGGCACGGACTCGCAAGCTGAGACTTTTGCTGCCATCAACCATCTTGGATTGATTTGCAGCCACCCACGATGCTTTGAAGCAAAGGTGAAAGCAATTCAAAAGGGCATCCGCTCGAACAATGACAATGAAGACAAGTCCTTCCCCAAGTCTATGATTCCAGAGTTCTTGAAAACGTTGCATTCTTTTAGGGACTTAGACACGCCAACGCTTTCATTAAAGACAGAACTACTGACAATCATACTCGACGAGGCGCgtcaagtcaaagacaaggtGCTCATTTTCAGTCAGTCCTTGCAAACATTGAATTATATCGAAAACATGTGCAGAATGCAGAGAAGGACAGTTTCTCGCCTAGATGGCAGCACACCAGTTCCGAGTCGACAGCGGCAGACAAAAGACTTCAATGAGGGTAGCAAAGAGGTGTTTCTGATATCTACAACTGCTGGTGGTGTAGGACTCAACATTCAGGGAGCTAACAGAGTTGTCATTTTTGATGTCAGATATAACCCATCGGATGAGCAACAAGCGGTGGGCCGAGCTTATCGTATCGGTCAGCAAAAACCTGTATTCGTTTACCGTTTCATGGTCGCAGGGACTTTCGAAGATAATCTTCACAACAGACAAGTTTTCAAGATGCAGCTGGCATCGCGAGTTGTTGACAACAAGAATCCCATCAGCTGGTCAAAGCGCAAAGGCGACGTAGTGTCGGTGATCAGAGATTGTCCGCCAAGCGATCTCACCCCTTATCTGGGCAAAGACAGAATTCTGGACAAACTGATAAATCATCGCCAGAACGGCGAGAGCATCCGATCCATTGTGACAACGGACACTttcgaagaggaagatcttggcgctGCGCTtactgaagatgagaagaagcaagtaGCTCAAATGATCGAGCTGAATCGTCTTCGAGAAACCAACCCAGAGGAGTATTTGAGGGCGAAAGACCGAGTGGATTTGAAGGAGCAGGCTAGGTTGTATGGAGAACAAGCTGAACTTCTTCGTGCGAGTTCGGTACCTCAACAGCTTGCCTCTCGATCAACTGGTGATACTTCGGGTATGCTTCACCAGGTACGATTTTCGCCTCCAGCAACCGCTCCGTCTCTTGAACAGGATGTCTCAGGCACCGAGAAAATATCTCACGAAACGAGCTCACCT ACAAACCAGCCTATGGCCCAGCAACCTGCAGCTTCTAGCCATGGCCCAGCACCAATGCCAATGGCTGGTGCGAACACCTTTTTCGGAGAAATTAATCATTCTGTGCCATTGATTGAGCCGCAATCGACCCCGGCCATTCCTGCACAGTCGCGCGCGAGTCCCATCTTTAAGCAAGGTGGAGTCTTCAACGTAACCGAGAACCCTGCTATGGTCGAGTTCGAGGGCTGTCTGCGTGAAAGCCTTGAAAAAATGCAGCAACGCAATGTGCTACAAAAAAAAG AATTTGCAGAACATCAGGCGTCGAAGCTCACACCAGGGTGA